In one window of Nicotiana tabacum cultivar K326 chromosome 12, ASM71507v2, whole genome shotgun sequence DNA:
- the LOC142167219 gene encoding uncharacterized protein LOC142167219, with amino-acid sequence MCFADDLLMFAGGDLHSIVALNQCFLKFSMASGLQENLEKSCVYFGGVKQNDRKQILQQMGYSQRESPFKYLGIPLSMKKLSLIQWQPLIAKIIAKISSWTAKKLAYVGRKLHLPRTTTITRRALVAWNKVCTPKSTGGLNLVNLHLWNKVAIAKTCWDLAHKKDKIWIKRIHTYYIKRYQLEDITIPQQASWMVRKIFEARSTLDRISITFKEGKCYIRQIYFQLLGDAPRVYWKSLIFKNEAKPKAKFIMWLRLHGKLLTADRLNNWGVQVDLLCSLCQTKHESRDHLYGSCRFTKALWNRLLVWMKRHPFSATTWEQQIQWALKSAKGRSQSAQAFKTIYAEVSYAVWIERNKRVFEGVSKEVDNIARNIAYLCNVRASPGIRSLVQSWSF; translated from the exons ATGTGTTTTGCAGATGACCTGCTGATGTTTGCCGGAGGTGACCTTCACTCTATAGTTGCTCTAAATCAATGTTTCTTGAAGTTTTCTATGGCATCTGGGCTTCAAGAAAATTTAGAGAAAAGTTGTGTGTACTTTGGAGGGGTCAAACAGAATGATAGGAAACAAATACTACAACAAATGGGATACTCACAACGTGAAAGCCCATTCAAGTATTTGGGCATTCCACTATCAATGAAAAAACTCTCATTAATACAGTGGCAACCTCTCATTGCTAAGATTATTGCAAAGATTTCTTCTTGGACTGCAAAAAAACTTGCCTATGTAGGAAGA AAGCTACATCTTCCTAGAACTACCACAATTACTAGAAGAGCACTGGTGGCATGGAACAAGGTTTGCACTCCTAAATCTACAGGAGGACTCAACCTTGTTAACTTGCATTTGTGGAATAAAGTTGCTATTGCAAAAACTTGTTGGGATCTAGCCCATAAGAAAGACAAGATTTGGATCAAGCGGATACATACCTATTATATAAAAAGATATCAGCTAGAAGATATAACTATACCACAACAAGCTAGTTGGATGGTCAGGAAGATTTTTGAAGCAAGGAGTACATTGGACCGGATTAGCATCACATTTAAAGAAGGTAAGTGCTATATTAGACAAATCTATTTTCAGCTGTTAGGAGATGCTCCTAGAGTCTACTGGAAAAGTCTAATATTCAAGAATGAGGCAAAGCCCAAGGCAAAATTCATAATGTGGTTAAGGTTGCATGGGAAATTACTTACTGCAGATAGGCTTAATAATTGGGGTGTCCAGGTAGATCTCTTGTGTTCTCTCtgtcaaactaaacatgaatCAAGAGATCACCTATATGGAAGTTGTAGATTTACTAAAGCTTTGTGGAATAGATTACTGGTATGGATGAAGAGACATCCCTTCTCAGCAACTACATGGGAGCAGCAAATCCAATGGGCTTTAAAGAGTGCTAAGGGCAGATCACAATCAGCTCAAGCCTTTAAAACGATTTATGCAGAAGTCAGTTATGCTGTGTGGatagaaagaaacaaaagagtaTTTGAAGGAGTCAGTAAGGAAGTAGACAATATTGCTAGAAACATTGCTTATCTCTGTAATGTTAGAGCTTCCCCAGGGATTAGAAGTTTGGTGCAATCTTGGAGTTTTTAG